One genomic region from Streptomyces sp. NBC_00457 encodes:
- a CDS encoding IclR family transcriptional regulator: MKSVTRSLRILEAVAQHQPVTVGELTKLFGLPKSTVQRTLVTLAEAGWLRANRKDTTRWEIGARVLAVRPAALQGSSLFAAAREPMIRLRDAVNETIHLSVPDALQCVVVVDRVDCDHPVRTFHTIGDTSPLHATAVGRSILAHLPKQDVEELLRQGLERFSDTTPTDPDELRADLDRIRTDGYAINRNQYRPGVCALAAPVLDESGTPLAAVAISMPDSRYDEDRAPEWGGLVTDTVAEISGRLLGA, from the coding sequence ATGAAGAGCGTTACGAGATCACTGCGCATCCTGGAAGCGGTCGCCCAGCATCAGCCGGTCACCGTCGGGGAGTTGACGAAGCTCTTCGGTCTCCCGAAGTCGACGGTGCAGCGCACGCTGGTCACGCTGGCCGAGGCGGGGTGGCTGCGCGCGAACCGCAAGGACACCACCCGCTGGGAGATCGGCGCCCGCGTACTGGCCGTACGACCCGCCGCCCTTCAGGGCTCCAGCCTGTTCGCCGCCGCCCGTGAACCGATGATTCGCCTGCGCGACGCGGTGAACGAGACCATCCACCTGTCGGTGCCGGACGCACTCCAATGCGTGGTCGTGGTGGACCGCGTCGACTGCGACCACCCCGTGCGGACCTTCCACACCATCGGCGACACGTCTCCGCTGCACGCCACCGCCGTCGGGCGCAGCATCCTCGCCCACCTCCCGAAACAGGACGTCGAGGAACTCCTCAGGCAGGGACTGGAGCGCTTCAGCGACACGACCCCCACCGACCCCGACGAGCTGCGCGCCGACTTGGACCGGATCCGCACCGACGGCTACGCGATCAACCGGAACCAGTACCGGCCGGGCGTCTGCGCCCTCGCCGCTCCCGTGCTCGACGAGAGCGGGACACCGCTGGCCGCCGTGGCCATCTCGATGCCCGATTCCCGGTACGACGAGGACCGTGCGCCCGAGTGGGGCGGCCTCGTCACCGACACGGTCGCGGAGATCTCCGGGCGCCTGCTGGGCGCCTGA
- a CDS encoding NAD-dependent succinate-semialdehyde dehydrogenase, whose product MTDTPTQLFIGGAWVDAADGATMPVDDPATGEILCHVADAGAKDARLAEDAAVQAQEEWARTAPRARSEILRRAYEIILDRTDELAHLMTSEMGKPLAEARGEVAYAAEFFRWFSEEAVRVDGGHGVLPDGRNRMLLSRRPVGPCLLITPWNFPLAMGTRKIGPAIAAGCTMILKPAPQTPLSSLALAAILKEAGLPDGVLNVVTTSRAGEVCEPLLRGGRMRKLSFTGSTQVGRLLLAQSAEAVVRTSMELGGNAPFIVFEDADLDKAVDGAMVAKMRNMGEACTAANRFFVHSSVAEEFGRRLAERMGALVVGPGTRDGVDVGPLIDRVGRAKVEELVADAVERGARVLVGGRTPEGPGCFYPPTVLTDVASDSRLMDTEIFGPVAAILTFDEEDEVIRRANDTPWGLVGYVFTEGLDRALSVSERLEVGMVGLNTGLVSNPAAPFGGVKQSGLGREGGRVGIDEFLEYQYLAVPVR is encoded by the coding sequence ATGACCGACACACCCACGCAGTTGTTCATCGGCGGGGCCTGGGTGGATGCCGCGGACGGCGCCACCATGCCCGTCGACGACCCGGCGACCGGTGAGATCCTCTGCCATGTCGCCGACGCGGGCGCCAAGGACGCCAGGCTCGCGGAGGACGCGGCCGTCCAGGCGCAGGAGGAGTGGGCCCGTACGGCGCCTCGGGCCCGTAGCGAGATCCTGCGCCGGGCGTACGAGATCATCCTCGACCGCACCGACGAACTCGCCCACTTGATGACGTCCGAGATGGGCAAGCCGCTGGCCGAGGCCAGGGGAGAGGTGGCGTATGCGGCCGAGTTCTTCCGCTGGTTCTCCGAGGAGGCCGTCCGTGTCGACGGCGGCCACGGCGTCCTGCCCGACGGCCGCAACCGCATGTTGCTCTCCCGGCGCCCGGTCGGCCCCTGTCTGCTGATCACCCCGTGGAACTTCCCGCTGGCTATGGGCACCCGCAAGATCGGCCCGGCGATCGCCGCCGGCTGCACGATGATCCTCAAGCCGGCCCCGCAGACCCCTCTGTCCAGCCTCGCTCTCGCCGCGATCCTCAAGGAGGCCGGGCTGCCGGACGGCGTGCTCAACGTCGTCACCACCTCCCGTGCCGGGGAGGTGTGCGAACCGCTCCTGCGCGGCGGGCGGATGCGCAAGCTGTCCTTCACCGGCTCGACGCAGGTCGGGCGGCTGCTGCTCGCGCAGAGCGCGGAGGCGGTCGTACGGACCTCGATGGAGCTGGGCGGGAACGCGCCGTTCATCGTCTTCGAGGACGCCGACCTGGACAAGGCGGTCGACGGCGCGATGGTCGCCAAGATGCGCAACATGGGGGAGGCGTGCACGGCGGCCAACCGCTTCTTCGTCCACAGTTCCGTGGCGGAGGAGTTCGGGCGGCGGCTGGCCGAGCGGATGGGCGCGTTGGTCGTGGGTCCCGGCACCCGGGACGGTGTCGACGTCGGTCCGCTGATCGACCGGGTCGGGCGGGCCAAGGTCGAGGAACTGGTGGCCGACGCGGTGGAGCGCGGCGCCCGGGTGCTCGTCGGCGGCCGTACGCCCGAAGGGCCGGGCTGCTTCTACCCGCCGACCGTGCTCACGGACGTCGCCTCCGACAGCCGCCTGATGGACACGGAGATCTTCGGGCCGGTCGCGGCGATCCTCACCTTCGACGAGGAGGACGAGGTGATCCGCCGCGCGAACGACACCCCCTGGGGTCTCGTCGGCTACGTCTTCACCGAGGGCCTGGACCGCGCCCTGAGCGTCAGCGAACGCCTGGAGGTCGGCATGGTCGGACTCAACACCGGCCTCGTCTCCAACCCGGCCGCGCCCTTCGGCGGCGTCAAGCAGTCCGGGCTCGGCCGTGAGGGCGGCCGGGTCGGGATCGACGAGTTCCTGGAGTACCAGTACCTGGCGGTGCCCGTGCGGTGA
- a CDS encoding IclR family transcriptional regulator, giving the protein MKSVTRSLRILEAVAQHQPVTVGELTKLFGLPKSTVQRTLVTLNEAGWLRANRKDTTRWEVGARVLAVRPAALQGSSLFAAAREPMLRLRDTLNETIHLSVPDALHSMVVVDRVDCDHPVRTFHTIGDTSPLHATATGHAVLAHLTKSEVDEFATGAFEGYGEETITDPVELRAELRRVRDRGYAVNHNQYLQGVCAIAAPVLDGDGVPLAAVAVSMPDSRFEAGRLAELGRLVTETAAEITARHLH; this is encoded by the coding sequence ATGAAGAGCGTCACGAGGTCGCTGCGCATCCTGGAGGCCGTCGCCCAGCACCAGCCCGTGACCGTGGGCGAGCTGACGAAGCTCTTCGGCCTGCCGAAGTCCACCGTGCAGCGCACCCTGGTCACGCTCAACGAGGCGGGCTGGCTCCGGGCCAACCGCAAGGACACCACCCGGTGGGAGGTCGGCGCCCGCGTACTGGCCGTACGACCAGCCGCCCTCCAGGGCTCCAGCCTTTTCGCCGCTGCCCGCGAACCCATGCTCCGGCTCCGGGACACGCTGAACGAGACCATCCACCTCTCCGTGCCCGACGCGCTGCACAGCATGGTCGTCGTGGACCGCGTCGACTGCGACCACCCCGTACGGACCTTCCACACCATCGGCGACACCTCGCCGCTGCACGCCACGGCAACCGGGCACGCGGTCCTCGCCCATCTGACGAAGTCCGAGGTCGACGAGTTCGCGACGGGCGCGTTCGAGGGATACGGCGAGGAGACCATCACCGATCCCGTGGAGCTGCGTGCGGAGCTGCGCCGCGTCAGGGACCGCGGGTACGCCGTCAACCACAACCAGTACCTCCAGGGCGTCTGTGCCATCGCGGCACCCGTCCTGGACGGTGACGGGGTGCCGCTGGCCGCCGTGGCGGTCTCCATGCCCGACTCCCGTTTCGAGGCAGGCCGCCTCGCCGAGCTGGGGCGACTGGTGACGGAGACCGCGGCGGAGATCACCGCTCGCCACCTGCACTGA